From a single Chitinophaga sp. Cy-1792 genomic region:
- a CDS encoding YdcF family protein yields MFILRRLLLICLFVGGTRVMAQLSPPDPHYTFFTGNNKVQDRNFYLFTLIEQMPAIRRLLLQDEMLAKVAREFSHRLAGPVPAGQHDAEDLVAPFYFSNEEVAGISYRLNHLLTTNQATMAPLIHAMRNSGLFQLYSRESDTTLLTMAWQDAAKGVNYILRAYTENKGFRYPNIDSAAWYVKSPAYYAGVNGILDKMQTTGNQEVLFFEPSLDLALALLTYNKHDEAARYEPLSNINKEPYARLKKLNWKKYDYTVILILGAGPGNKDNISDAGKARCKSGAAMYQRGMAPFIVVSGGHVHPFLTPFAEAIEMKKYLVDSLKVPSDAVIVEPYARHTTTNIRNTNRIVFRTGMPVDKRILCVSDNMHLTYISTRLFELRCRQELGYLPMKKAVSVSETSISYLPELNSLQADSRDPLDP; encoded by the coding sequence ATGTTTATTCTTCGCAGGTTATTACTTATCTGTCTTTTCGTTGGCGGAACCCGTGTTATGGCGCAGTTGTCGCCACCAGACCCTCACTATACCTTTTTTACCGGAAATAATAAGGTGCAGGACAGGAATTTCTACCTTTTTACCCTGATAGAGCAAATGCCTGCCATCCGCAGGCTGCTATTGCAGGATGAAATGCTGGCAAAGGTAGCCAGGGAATTTAGCCATCGCCTGGCAGGCCCGGTGCCGGCGGGGCAGCACGATGCGGAAGACCTGGTGGCGCCGTTCTATTTTTCCAATGAGGAAGTAGCGGGCATCAGCTATCGCCTGAACCATCTGCTGACTACCAACCAGGCCACCATGGCGCCGCTCATTCATGCCATGCGCAACAGTGGCCTTTTTCAGCTATACAGCCGGGAAAGTGATACCACCTTACTGACCATGGCCTGGCAGGATGCCGCCAAAGGCGTTAATTACATTCTCCGGGCATATACCGAAAACAAAGGTTTTAGGTATCCCAATATCGATTCTGCAGCCTGGTATGTTAAATCTCCGGCCTACTACGCCGGCGTAAATGGTATTTTAGATAAGATGCAGACAACCGGCAACCAGGAAGTACTCTTCTTCGAACCTTCCCTGGATCTGGCGCTGGCGCTGCTGACTTATAACAAACACGATGAAGCAGCCAGGTACGAACCGCTGTCCAACATCAACAAAGAACCATATGCACGGCTTAAAAAGCTGAACTGGAAAAAGTATGATTATACCGTCATCCTTATATTAGGTGCCGGCCCGGGAAATAAAGACAATATCAGCGATGCCGGAAAAGCCCGCTGCAAGAGTGGTGCAGCCATGTACCAGAGAGGAATGGCGCCATTTATCGTAGTTTCCGGCGGACATGTACACCCTTTTCTGACGCCTTTTGCAGAGGCCATAGAGATGAAGAAATACCTGGTGGATAGTCTGAAAGTGCCGTCAGACGCCGTGATCGTAGAGCCATATGCACGCCATACCACCACCAATATCCGTAATACCAACAGGATCGTGTTCCGTACTGGTATGCCGGTAGATAAAAGAATTTTATGTGTTTCCGATAACATGCACCTTACTTATATCAGCACCCGGTTGTTTGAGTTACGCTGCCGCCAGGAGCTGGGCTACCTGCCCATGAAAAAGGCGGTTAGTGTCAGCGAAACCAGCATTTCCTACCTGCCGGAACTCAATTCCCTGCAGGCGGATAGCCGCGATCCGCTGGATCCTTGA